Sequence from the uncultured Flavobacterium sp. genome:
AGACGCTTTCATTCCAATGATACTTTTCAATTCTGCAACTGGAACACCGAAGTCATCCATTAAAGCAAATTTAGTTTTATCATCTTCTGAAAAAGTCACACCGAATTTTGCACCCATTCCTTCAAGAGTTCTTTTACGAATCTCTCTTCCTTTGATGTCAAAAAACACTTTGCTTTTTCCGTCTGCTCCTTTACCTATTGTAATAATTGCCAAATCTGCATCTGGTAATTTAGTTTGTACAGTAGAAGAAGGCATATCTACAGGAAGTGCTTCAGGCACCTTAGCAGTAGCGGTCAAAATAAAGAACGTAAGCAAAAGGAACGCAACATCACACATGGCAGTCATATCTGTCGATGTTGACTTTTTTTTCATTTTTATTTTAGCCATTCTCTTTTATTTTTATTTTGATATAATTAATTGTAATTATTAATATCAAAAATTAATTATTGTTTCAAACTTCCTCTGAATCTTCTGTAAGTATTAACGATTGTAGTACCAGCCTCATCGATAGAGTAAGTTAAATCATCAATCTTAGCAGTAAAGAAGTTGTAAGAAACGATAGCTAAGATAGAAGTAGAGATACCTGTTGCAGTGTTGATAAGTGCCTCAGAAATACCTGTTGCAAGAGCAGCTTGGTCAGGAGTTCCAGCAGAAGCTAACGCACCAAACGCTTTAATCATACCTGATACAGTTCCTAATAATCCTCCTAAAGTTCCTAATGATACTAAAGTAGAGATAATAGTCATATTTTTTTCTAACATTGGCATTTCTAATGAAGTTGCCTCTTCGATTTCTTTGTGGATTACTTCAGAAGCTTCTTCACTGTTGAAACCTTCTTTTTTAACATCTTGATATTTAATCAAAGCAGATTTAATTGCGTTTGCAACTGAACCTTGTTGTTTGTCACATGAAGCGATAGCAGCCTCGATGTTTCCTTCTTTAATACTTCCTTGTACATTTTTCATAAATGCATCTAAGTTAGATTTACCAGCAGCTTTACCGATAACAATGAATCTTTCAATAGAAAAAACAACAACCATTAAAAACATACCTAATAATACTGGTACGATGAAACCTCCTTTATATACTTGACCTAATGTATTGATCGGATGACCTGTTTCTGGATTACCTCCCTCGAAGTTAGACGCATCTCCCATGATTACTTTCCAAATAAACACCCCAACTAAAATACACGCAACAATAATGATTCCAGTAATCATTCCTCCTCCATTTGAAGTGCTTTCTTTTTTAACTTTAACGTTTGCCATTTTTTTTAATTTTAATAGTTTTAAATAATTTTATTTTTTAGTTATATTTAACTTGTAGAGGAGCAAATTTATACGTTTAGTTTAAATAAAAAAACTTTTTTTAATTTTATTGAAGGAAATTTAACGTCAATTTAAAAAATATCTCATTAAATTGCTCACTTCATTTTTTAGATAAGACAAAAAATAGGACGATTAATGGGAAAATTACAACGTTTTAGTAAATATTCAAACATTCTTTTGATATCTTCTTAAAAAGTTGCGAAATAATTTTTTGTATTATTTTCAAACTAAAAAAGCTTTTTCTTACTAAAAAAAACAATCTAAAAATGTTAAAAAACAGAGCAATACTCTTATAATCATCTAAATTACAAATAAAAACATGAATAAAAAAGAGAATTTCATTGAAGATATAAACAAAGGGTATTTATCAAAAGGTGATAGTATTATTTTGGGAGGCGCCATTTTAGACGGAGAACCTATTGCCGAGGCACACGTCAAAATTCCCCTAAAAACCTTAAACCGCCACGGATTAATCGCAGGCGCAACCGGAACTGGGAAAACAAAAACGATACAAGTTTTTTCTGAGCAATTATCAAATGCAGGAATTCCGGTTTTAATGATGGACATAAAAGGTGACTTTAGCGGAATCGCAAAAGAAGGAAAAGAGGAAGGCTTTATTACTGAGCGACATGCAAAAATAAACATACCTTATAATGTAGCTTCTTTTCCGGTTGAACTAATGTCTTTATCCAAACAAAACGGAGTTCGTCTGCGCGCCACTGTTTCTGAATTTGGACCTGTATTATTTTCCCGAATTTTAGATTTAAACGATACTCAGGCCGGAGTTGTTTCTGTTATATTCAAATATTGTGATGACAACCAAATGCCTTTATTAGATTTAAAAGACATTAAAAAAGTCATTAATTATATTACTGAAGAAGGCAAAGATGAAATAGCTGCGAGTTATGGTAAAATTTCAACTGCAACGACCGGAACTATTTTAAGAAAGATAATCGAACTCGAACAACAAGGCGGAGATTTGTTTTTTGGAGAAACTTCTTTCGAAACTGATGACTTAATGCGTATTGACGAAAACGGAAAAGGATACGTAAATATCATTCGCTTGACGGATATTCAGGACAAACCAAAGTTATTCTCGACTTTTATGTTGAGTTTATTGGCTGAAATCTATCAAAAAATGCCCGAAAAAGGAGATGCGGAACAACCAGAATTAGTCATTTTTATTGACGAAGCACACTTGATTTTTAATGAAGCCAGCAAAGCACTTTTAGAACAAATTGAGACTATTGTAAAACTGATTCGTTCAAAAGGTGTTGGTATTTATTTTGTAACCCAAAATCCAATGGATGTTCCAAGTGGTGTTTTGGCACAATTAGGATTAAAAATTCAACACGCACTTAGAGCTTTTACAGCAAATGACAGACAAGCGATAAAGAAAACTGCAGACAATTATCCGACTTCTCAATACTATAAAACAGATGAATTGCTAACCAATTTAGGAATTGGAGAAGCTCTTGTTACAGCTTTGAACGAAAAAGGTATTCCAACGCCACTTGTAGCAACGATGATGCGTGCGCCACAAAGCCGAATGGATATTTTGACTGCTGACGAAATTGAAGCCATAAACAGCAAATCGAAGCTTGTAAAAAAATACGTTGAAGAAATAGATCGCGAAAGCGCCTATGAAATTCTAAACAAAAAAATTGCAGATGCAGTGCAAGCCAGCGCAGAGCAAGAAGAGCAAGCGCCAACAAAATCATCAAAAGCAGAACCAAGCACAGCAAGTGTTGTTGGTAAATCTGTATTGAAAGTTGTAACGAGTGCTACCTTTATAAGAGGTGTTTTTGGAGTTTTGACAAAAATATTCAAGAAATAAAAAAAACTAAACCATATAAGTGATATAAGTTCATTTAATTTATGTGTCGAATTACATCGCGTATTTAAATATCAAACCCGACAGATTTTAAAAACCTGTCGGGTTTATTATGTGTAACCGTATTAAATGAACTTATACACTTATATGGTTTAAAAAATTATGCGTTTTGTAACAATTCAAGAATCTTATTTTCGATTTCAGGAGTATTCCAGATATTTTCGATATTATCAGTTCGTAAAACCTGTTCCATAATTTCGTTTTGGAAATCTCCAATTGCCAAAGCTTCAGTATATGGACGATCACTAAAAGTCACACGACTATAAAGCGGAATCCATTTATCAGGATGTTTATCAGAGAATGCTTTTTCGATTTTCTTTTGTAATAAGAATTTCTCATCAGCGGTTTTTGTACTCATTTCCATGAAATTTCGATACGAAAGTTCTGCAATAGCATCAGCATTTGGTTTACGAGAGATTTCATATTCAGAAAAAATTTTCTTCCAATCGTTTCCGTATTTCTCAATCATTTCATTTAAAACCGTGATATCTTCGAAACCAGCATTCATTCCTTGTCCGTAAAACGGAACAATAGCGTGACAAGCATCTCCAATTAAAGCGATTTTATTTTCATATGTCCACGGAAAACATTTCATCGTTACCAAAGTAC
This genomic interval carries:
- a CDS encoding biopolymer transporter ExbD is translated as MAKIKMKKKSTSTDMTAMCDVAFLLLTFFILTATAKVPEALPVDMPSSTVQTKLPDADLAIITIGKGADGKSKVFFDIKGREIRKRTLEGMGAKFGVTFSEDDKTKFALMDDFGVPVAELKSIIGMKASERVKADQSGIPIDSLDNQLKEWLLVSRRAAIDLDDKELQIAIKGDAKEQYPQIKKIMDILQDQKINSFNLVTGTRGKDF
- a CDS encoding MotA/TolQ/ExbB proton channel family protein — protein: MANVKVKKESTSNGGGMITGIIIVACILVGVFIWKVIMGDASNFEGGNPETGHPINTLGQVYKGGFIVPVLLGMFLMVVVFSIERFIVIGKAAGKSNLDAFMKNVQGSIKEGNIEAAIASCDKQQGSVANAIKSALIKYQDVKKEGFNSEEASEVIHKEIEEATSLEMPMLEKNMTIISTLVSLGTLGGLLGTVSGMIKAFGALASAGTPDQAALATGISEALINTATGISTSILAIVSYNFFTAKIDDLTYSIDEAGTTIVNTYRRFRGSLKQ
- a CDS encoding DUF853 family protein; its protein translation is MNKKENFIEDINKGYLSKGDSIILGGAILDGEPIAEAHVKIPLKTLNRHGLIAGATGTGKTKTIQVFSEQLSNAGIPVLMMDIKGDFSGIAKEGKEEGFITERHAKINIPYNVASFPVELMSLSKQNGVRLRATVSEFGPVLFSRILDLNDTQAGVVSVIFKYCDDNQMPLLDLKDIKKVINYITEEGKDEIAASYGKISTATTGTILRKIIELEQQGGDLFFGETSFETDDLMRIDENGKGYVNIIRLTDIQDKPKLFSTFMLSLLAEIYQKMPEKGDAEQPELVIFIDEAHLIFNEASKALLEQIETIVKLIRSKGVGIYFVTQNPMDVPSGVLAQLGLKIQHALRAFTANDRQAIKKTADNYPTSQYYKTDELLTNLGIGEALVTALNEKGIPTPLVATMMRAPQSRMDILTADEIEAINSKSKLVKKYVEEIDRESAYEILNKKIADAVQASAEQEEQAPTKSSKAEPSTASVVGKSVLKVVTSATFIRGVFGVLTKIFKK